The Cygnus atratus isolate AKBS03 ecotype Queensland, Australia chromosome 19, CAtr_DNAZoo_HiC_assembly, whole genome shotgun sequence genome includes a window with the following:
- the LOC118252253 gene encoding uncharacterized protein LOC118252253 yields MGPTARLGGTGTQQLWGGDTQAHSQPGGAGSAPPSPKNSPERPGEHLGKSTAKFFFISTRRSPKCLIRPRSRNTFLPVWFQGSRGERQGASCPAKLRGTQRAFPGGILAEPASTRRDKMMGWTDRQTASCTPAFTTAAHTRCLSGSSVLHVTSDMGQGGKSLECKLALLTHGHPASCPGLSWRRRPGQKALCFPQEAPALGSEKELQSIMQVLFPLPPQRCLPGARGGSCKGLGWKEACRVSPPLVSQRKTYHPPQAGPKAPAKTGDAACSVCIARVLSAVHRHPSSRPGGPSEDAAVPTC; encoded by the coding sequence ATGGGTCCCACGGCCAGGTTGGGGGGCACCGGgacacagcagctctggggtGGGGACACGCAGGCACATTCCCAGCCCGGTGGGGCTGGCAGcgctcccccttcccccaaaaACAGCCCCGAGAGACCTGGCGAGCATTTAGGAAAATCAACGGCAAAGTTCTTTTTCATCTCGACTCGCCGAAGCCCTAAATGTTTAATCCGTCCCCGCTCCAGGAACACATTTCTTCCCGTGTGGTTTCAGGGATCGCGGGGTGAGCGTCAGGGCGCCAGCTGCCCCGCAAAACTTCGAGGAACGCAAAGAGCTTTCCCTGGAGGTATCCTAGCAGAGCCAGCCAGCACAAGGAGGGACAAAATGATGGGgtggacggacagacagacagcatcCTGCACCCCTGCCTTTACTACAGCTGCCCACACCCGCTGTCTTTCTGGCAGCTCTGTCCTGCACGTTACAAGCGacatggggcaggggggcaAATCCTTAGAGTGTAAGTTGGCTCTGCTCACTCATGGCCACCCAGCGAGCTGTCCTGGGCTCTCCTGGAGAAGAAGACCGGGACAGAAAGCCCTGTGTTTTCCCCAGGAAGCCCCAGCCTTGGGCAGCGAGAAGGAATTGCAGAGCATCATGCAGGTCTTGTTCCCGCTGCCCCCTCAGCGCTGCCTGCCAGGGGCACGTGGGGGCTCCTGCAAAGGGCTGGGATGGAAGGAAGCGTGTAGGGTCAGCCCCCCCCTtgtttcccaaaggaaaacGTACCACCCACCTCAGGCAGGTCCCAAAGCCCCTGCCAAAACTGGGGATGCAGCCTGCAGCGTGTGCATCGCCCGTGTGCTCTCAGCTGTGCACAGGCATCCTTCCTCCCGCCCGGGTGGACCATCAGAGGATGCTGCAGTGCCAACATGTTGA